A single region of the Alosa alosa isolate M-15738 ecotype Scorff River chromosome 6, AALO_Geno_1.1, whole genome shotgun sequence genome encodes:
- the ighd gene encoding uncharacterized protein ighd: MAIERCRSQTLAESEPVVISPGRSHKLTCTVSGFTFSNYYMAWVRQAPGKGLEWVATDTTGTPYYSSSVQGRFTVSRDDGRKHLYLQMNNLKPEDTAVYYCARETFWGLHHCDGAFDYWGKGTTVTVSSGAPEVPTSIFALSQCGSDSEFVTLGCVMSGFSPADSKKYLWKDASGTDLTDFIQYPDILKDGKYSKISQIRVKAADWEAKKDFTCEVVGTDKKAVIAKPEEILQIPTLYLMKPTSEEINQNNTATFACLATDFSPPVHTFKWMKEVGSEETVITGSYSFTSPANGNNSATSYLQIPGNEWETSGTKITCVFEHKSGNKTRSVEYRFSDDPCDDEKAVEVEIMPPSTEDLLVRKEGWVQCKITKQIQGVNKDYLEWRKDGKAAVLDKKTDLKEDGSSITMKLKVTFEEWENGTKFSCFVPHENIPSGIIKSYKRENGKRHKKPSVFLMPPPEHEHKNMNMTLSMTLTCYAKDFYPKEVFVSWLANDEPLDKSKQTDVINNDGEYSVYSQLTITQLQWQQGVVFSCVVYHESSDATVRMITRSIDITSQKPNVVSLSMNVPQCRSDICIVWTDYQSYGMDGDGMANTAFTFIFLFLIMLFYSVGATVIKKYFGCIDVFMGVCFPEEVLNPARLYVMIPSEVERFNKTSTFVCLAREFSPFEHRFHWKHNGVSIQEEGSCNQQGSKANNSASSYLVISDERWAKGDKITCLFIHKAGDQLVEVPRQRTDQPNAVLQPPLWMGKDGGSKAQLLCAAEGVDMEDLDVEWVVDGKRQAAPKPLGQISQLEFDINLWNKGSNYTCRMKPKVLGSNWTEKSIQVCSDGHFLAPHVQLERPHLRDVTTTGKVIVTCKVTAASGSRVSWWVNDKQETSDINNKAESGGRLTSNLTLTVKSPQEVKCKVEHPCYPTEAAIIIMPEPAKQNPTVTIRRPLEDRQKDNGTVLECLLGDISSREVLVTLQANGKDLPKSEYVDIPIQKDQHSLTSVRFTIPEDQRSVNKTFACKVIHDLAKNTKISSDTGNLFAPPTLELFLAPWFSSTKLVCVASGFNPQLKWNVTKLNVNSKVSMEDNGRLTVISKIIVPHREWYKGTTFPCEVEDHNQNHAKKKIISICSVSPHMCAEVYIIGPPLNSTANNNVPLTCLVVGFNISDLPIVWRAGGVVTPEGVTGPIVSENDNGTQSVRSVLSLPASTWHDHTNISCEVRRACDPNALVRHISKAKDMRQPTVKIVRPSDAELVHTNGSGLLCVVTGFLPANVLVHWEVNGTQLPTSRYTNGPVSSSGEAGTYATSSSLPLPPSQERHEGSYTCVVRHESSTEPTSATVENLFASVELSKPTVTLLQGSSELVCLVFGYSPESINITWLKNGVSMEAANQQTTNPSKGPDGKFSVHSHLNLSSGDWDSRVKFTCNVTHITSSLSVSTSKPEPKEEVLFIDDNMADAVPEDTLAETMNMAWAFLFLFLFCLLYSCLVTLIKVK; this comes from the exons TTCACCACTGTGACGGTGCATTTGACTACTGGGGAAAAGGCACAACAGTTACGGTTTCATCTG GAGCCCCAGAGGTGCCGACATCCATCTTCGCACTGTCACAGTGTGGTTCTGACAGTGAATTCGTCACTCTTGGTTGCGTTATGTCCGGATTCTCGCCAGCCGACTCAAAGAAGTATTTATGGAAAGACGCAAGTGGAACAGACCTTACTGATTTCATACAGTACCCAGACATCCTTAAAGATGGAAAGTACTCCAAGATCAGCCAGATTCGCGTCAAGGCAGCAGACTGGGAAGCAAAGAAAGATTTCACCTGTGAAGTGGTCGGCACCGACAAGAAGGCTGTAATAGCTAAGCCAG aAGAAATCCTGCAAATTCCAACTCTGTATTTAATGAAACCTACGAGCGAAGAGATAAACCAAAATAATACTGCTACATTTGCCTGCTTAGCTACTGACTTTTCTCCACCTGTCCACACATTTAAATGGATGAAAGAAGTAGGCAGTGAAGAGACGGTAATCACCGGTTCATACAGTTTCACCTCCCCAGCAAATGGCAATAACTCTGCTACCAGCTACCTCCAAATCCCAGGGAATGAATGGGAAACCTCGGGCACAAAAATTACATGTGTCTTTGAGCATAAGTCTGGAAACAAAACTAGATCAGTGGAATATCGCTTCAGCGATG ATCCCTGTGATGACGAAAAGGCTGTAGAGGTTGAAATCATGCCTCCCTCTACTGAAGATCTGCTTGTTCGTAAAGAGGGGTGGGTTCAGTGCAAAATTACTAAACAGATTCAGGGCGTAAATAAAGATTACTTGGAATGGAGGAAAGATGGAAAAGCAGCTGTGTTGGATAAGAAGACTGACCTCAAGGAGGATGGCAGCAGCATCACTATGAAGCTGAAAGTCACATTTGAAGAATGGGAGAATGGTACAAAGTTCAGCTGTTTTGTCCCTCATGAGAATATTCCTTCAGGAATAATAAAGTCCTACAAACGAGAAAATG GGAAACGTCACAAAAAGCCCTCCGTCTTTCTAATGCCTCCTCCTGAGCATGAGCATAAGAACATGAACATGACCCTGAGCATGACCCTCACTTGCTATGCCAAAGATTTCTACCCCAAAGAGGTGTTTGTGTCTTGGCTTGCTAATGATGAGCCATTGGATAAGTCCAAACAGACCGATGTCATAAATAATGATGGCGAATATTCGGTGTACAGCCAGCTCACCATCACTCAATTACAATGGCAGCAAGGAGTGGTGTTTAGCTGCGTGGTGTACCATGAATCCAGCGATGCCACCGTCCGAATGATTACGAGGTCCATTGACATAACCTCCCAGAAACCGAACGTAGTCAGTCTGAGCATGAATGTCCCACAGTGCAGAAGCG ACATCTGCATTGTGTGGACAGATTATCAAAGCTATGGCATGGATGGTGATGGCATGGCAAACACTGCCTTCaccttcatcttcctcttcctcattaTGCTCTTTTACAGTGTTGGAGCTACCGTCATCAAG AAATATTTTGGATGTATTGATGTATTCATGGGTGTTTGCTTTCCAGAGGAGGTGCTAAACCCTGCCAGACTCTACGTAATGATCCCATCCGAGGTAGAGCGTTTCAACAAGACGTCTACCTTTGTCTGCCTTGCCCGGGAATTTTCCCCCTTCGAGCACAGATTTCACTGGAAGCACAATGGAGTTTCCATTCAGGAGGAAGGCAGCTGCAACCAGCAAGGCTCGAAGGCTAACAACTCCGCTAGCAGCTACCTGGTCATCAGCGATGAGCGTTGGGCGAAGGGCGACAAAATTACATGTCTGTTTATACATAAGGCTGGGGACCAGTTGGTAGAAGTGCCACGTCAAAGAACAG ACCAGCCCAATGCTGTTCTTCAACCTCCACTGTGGATGGGAAAGGATGGAGGCTCCAAGGCCCAACTACTGTGTGCTGCTGAGGGTGTCGACATGGAGGACCTTGATGTGGAATGGGTTGTAGATGGCAAGCGCCAGGCTGCGCCCAAGCCACTTGGCCAGATTAGTCAACTGGAGTTTGACATCAACCTGTGGAACAAAGGCAGCAACTACACCTGTAGGATGAAGCCAAAAGTGCTGGGATCAAACTGGACTGAAAAAAGCATCCAAGTGTGTTCAG ACGGTCACTTCCTGGCTCCTCACGTCCAGCTGGAGAGGCCGCATCTCAGAGACGTTACCACGACCGGCAAGGTCATCGTGACGTGCAAAGTTACGGCGGCTAGCGGCAGCCGAGTGTCCTGGTGGGTGAATGACAAACAGGAGACGTCGGACATCAATAATAAGGCCGAGTCTGGTGGCAGGCTGACCAGTAACCTCACGCTCACCGTGAAGAGCCCACAGGAGGTCAAGTGCAAAGTGGAGCACCCGTGCTACCCAACTGAGGCAGCCATTATCATCATGCCAG AGCCTGCCAAACAAAACCCAACAGTGACCATCAGAAGACCCTTAGAGGACCGGCAGAAAGATAATGGGACAGTGCTGGAGTGCCTCCTAGGAGACATATCTTCCCGTGAGGTCTTGGTGACCCTCCAGGCTAATGGGAAGGACCTCCCAAAGTCTGAGTATGTTGACATCCCCATCCAGAAAGACCAGCATAGCCTGACTTCTGTGCGATTCACCATTCCTGAAGACCAGAGAAGTGTCAACAAAACTTTTGCATGTAAAGTCATTCATGACTTGGCAAAGAACACGAAGATCTCCAGTGACACAGGAAATCTTTTTG CTCCGCCAACACTGGAGTTGTTCCTGGCCCCTTGGTTCAGTTCTACGAAGCTGGTGTGCGTCGCGTCAGGCTTCAACCCGCAGCTGAAATGGAACGTCACCAAACTGAATGTGAACAGCAAGGTTTCCATGGAAGACAACGGTCGCCTCACTGTCATCAGCAAGATCATCGTCCCACACAGAGAGTGGTACAAAGGCACAACGTTTCCCTGCGAGGTTGAAGACCACAACCAAAatcatgcaaaaaaaaagatcataAGTATCTGCTCAG TGTCTCCACACATGTGTGCGGAGGTTTACATCATTGGACCCCCCCTCAACAGCACGGCCAACAACAATGTGCCGCTCACTTGCCTGGTGGTCGGTTTCAACATCTCAGACCTGCCCATCGTTTGGAGGGCCGGTGGGGTTGTCACCCCCGAGGGGGTCACAGGACCGATTGTGTCTGAAAACGACAACGGGACCCAGAGCGTGCGCAGCGTGTTGAGCCTGCCGGCCAGCACGTGGCATGACCACACAAACATCTCGTGTGAGGTCAGGAGGGCTTGTGACCCTAATGCACTGGTGAGACACATCTCAAAAGCAAAAG ACATGCGCCAGCCAACTGTGAAGATTGTGAGGCCCTCCGATGCCGAACTCGTCCACACCAATGGCTCCGGCCTGCTGTGCGTGGTCACCGGCTTCTTGCCGGCCAATGTGCTCGTCCACTGGGAGGTCAACGGCACGCAGCTGCCTACCTCTCGGTACACCAACGGCCCTGTGAGCAGCAGCGGCGAGGCTGGAACGTACGCCACGTCCAGCAGCCTTCCGCTGCCGCCATCACAGGAGCGGCACGAGGGCTCTTACACGTGTGTGGTCAGACATGAGTCCTCCACAGAGCCCACCTCAGCCACGGTGGAAAACCTGTTTG CCTCAGTGGAACTCTCTAAGCCTACGGTCACCTTGCTGCAGGGGTCATCCGAGCTGGTGTGTCTGGTGTTTGGCTACAGCCCCGAGTCCATCAACATCACCTGGCTAAAGAACGGAGTCAGCATGGAGGCTGCAAACCAGCAAACCACTAATCCATCCAAAGGACCAGACGGAAAGTTCAGCGTCCACAGCCACCTCAACCTGTCGTCTGGAGACTGGGACAGTCGGGTGAAGTTCACCTGCAACGTCACTCACATCACAAGCTCACTGTCTGTTAGCACTTCCAAACCAG AGCCAAAGGAAGAAGTTCTTTTTATTGACGACAACATGGCTGACGCTGTTCCTGAGGACACTTTGGCAGAAACAATGAACATGGCCTGGgcattcctcttcctcttcctcttctgccTCCTCTACAGCTGTCTTGTCACTCTGATCAAG gtgaaatga